Proteins from a genomic interval of Prosthecodimorpha staleyi:
- the aspS gene encoding aspartate--tRNA ligase — protein sequence MHRYRSHTCGQLGRAAVGSTVRLSGWVHRVRDHGGVLFIDLRDHYGITQVVIDPDSPAFKAAETVRAEWVIRLDGSVKARTPETVNANLATGEIEVYAREIEVLSVARDLPLPVFGEPDYPEDIRLKYRFLDLRRETLHANIVKRTKIVADMRRRMGEAGFTEYTTPILTASSPEGARDFLVPSRIHAGKFFALPQAPQQYKQLLMVAGFDRYFQIAPCFRDEDPRADRLPGEFYQLDLEMSFVTQEDVWATMEPILRGVFESFADGKPVTQSFPRIPYDVAIRKYGSDKPDLRNPIEMQAVTDHFRDSGFKVFARMIADNPKVEIWAIPAKTGGSRAFCDRMNGWAQSQGQPGLGYIFWRSENGALEGAGPLAKNIGPERTEAIRTQLGLGEGDACFFVAGEPDKFYKFAGEARNRVGADLNLTDTERFECCWIVDFPFYEWDEEEKKVEFAHNPFSMPQGGLEALETRDPLTIKAFQYDMVCNGFEIASGSIRNQSPELMVKAFEMVGLSKADVEERFGGMYRAFQYGAPPHGGMAAGIDRIVMLLCGVQNLREITLFPMNQRAEDLLMGAPSEATPKQLRELHLRLNLPSA from the coding sequence ATGCATCGCTATCGCTCCCATACCTGCGGACAACTCGGCCGCGCCGCCGTCGGCTCGACCGTCAGGCTCTCGGGCTGGGTCCATCGCGTGCGCGATCACGGCGGCGTGCTGTTCATCGACCTGCGCGACCATTACGGCATCACCCAAGTGGTGATCGACCCGGACAGCCCGGCCTTCAAGGCGGCCGAGACGGTGCGCGCCGAATGGGTCATCCGGCTCGACGGCAGCGTCAAGGCGCGCACGCCGGAGACCGTCAACGCGAACCTCGCGACCGGCGAGATCGAGGTCTATGCGCGCGAGATCGAGGTGCTCTCGGTCGCCCGCGACCTGCCGCTGCCGGTCTTCGGCGAGCCGGACTACCCGGAAGATATCCGGCTCAAGTACCGCTTCCTGGATCTGCGCCGCGAGACGCTGCACGCCAATATCGTCAAGCGGACGAAGATCGTCGCCGACATGCGCCGTCGCATGGGCGAGGCCGGCTTCACCGAATACACCACCCCGATCCTGACCGCTTCCAGCCCGGAAGGCGCGCGCGATTTCCTGGTGCCGAGCCGCATTCATGCCGGCAAGTTCTTCGCGCTGCCGCAGGCGCCGCAGCAGTACAAGCAGCTGCTCATGGTCGCCGGCTTCGACCGCTATTTCCAGATCGCGCCCTGCTTCCGCGACGAGGATCCGCGCGCCGACCGCCTGCCGGGCGAGTTCTACCAGCTCGACCTGGAGATGAGCTTCGTCACCCAGGAAGACGTCTGGGCGACGATGGAGCCGATCCTGCGCGGCGTCTTCGAGAGTTTCGCCGACGGCAAGCCGGTGACACAGTCCTTCCCGCGCATCCCCTATGACGTGGCGATCCGGAAGTATGGTTCCGACAAGCCGGATCTGCGCAACCCGATCGAGATGCAGGCGGTCACCGACCATTTCCGGGATTCCGGCTTCAAGGTCTTCGCCCGCATGATCGCCGACAACCCGAAGGTCGAGATCTGGGCGATTCCGGCCAAAACCGGCGGCAGCCGCGCCTTCTGCGACCGCATGAACGGCTGGGCACAGTCCCAGGGCCAGCCGGGGCTGGGCTACATCTTCTGGCGGTCCGAGAACGGCGCGCTTGAAGGCGCCGGTCCGCTCGCTAAGAATATCGGCCCGGAGCGCACCGAGGCGATCCGCACGCAGCTCGGTCTCGGCGAGGGCGACGCCTGCTTCTTCGTCGCCGGCGAGCCGGACAAGTTCTACAAATTTGCCGGCGAGGCCCGCAACCGCGTCGGCGCGGACCTGAACCTGACCGATACCGAGCGCTTCGAGTGCTGCTGGATCGTCGACTTCCCGTTTTACGAATGGGACGAGGAGGAGAAGAAGGTCGAGTTCGCCCACAATCCCTTCTCGATGCCGCAGGGCGGGCTGGAGGCGCTGGAAACGCGCGACCCGCTGACCATCAAGGCGTTCCAGTACGACATGGTCTGCAACGGCTTCGAGATCGCCTCGGGCTCGATCCGCAACCAGTCGCCGGAGCTGATGGTCAAGGCCTTCGAGATGGTCGGCCTGAGCAAGGCCGATGTCGAGGAGCGCTTCGGCGGCATGTATCGCGCGTTCCAGTATGGCGCGCCGCCGCATGGCGGCATGGCGGCCGGCATCGACCGCATCGTCATGCTGCTCTGCGGCGTGCAGAACCTGCGCGAGATCACGCTGTTCCCGATGAACCAGCGCGCCGAGGACCTGCTCATGGGCGCGCCGTCCGAGGCGACGCCGAAGCAGCTGCGCGAACTGCATCTGCGCCTGAACCTGCCGTCGGCCTGA
- a CDS encoding sterol desaturase family protein has product MLHAIRMKLRAELEAPREARGFGTGWIAGTLALLAGATGLLLVLVLKHPGWLGVPELSLLRDHALFRPVLWAVVIAAYLLSILSLVLRPEKILGFAGMTVTLAATILGAVPGEPASASTPGGLFLGVDFFVLNVLFMGFLFVPLERFLALRPEQVLFREEWREDIFYYLVSSLFVQVLTFLTLAPSKAVIAVTGDWSAFRAAVGALPWLVQVVAIMVLTDFAQYWVHRAFHRVPFLWRFHAVHHSAKSMDWLASARMHFLEIIALRSLTALPMFVLGFSESALQAYLLIVYIYSAFIHANIRGRFGVLEEIFVVPRFHHWHHGIEREAIDVNFAIHFPLLDRLFGTHHMPENRWPEGYGISGHPVPKGYWAQFLYPFRKG; this is encoded by the coding sequence ATGTTGCATGCGATCCGGATGAAGCTGCGTGCCGAATTGGAGGCGCCGCGCGAGGCGCGCGGCTTCGGCACGGGATGGATCGCCGGCACGCTGGCACTCCTGGCCGGGGCGACCGGCCTGCTCCTGGTGCTGGTCCTGAAGCATCCCGGCTGGCTCGGCGTGCCGGAACTCTCGCTCCTGCGCGACCACGCGCTGTTCCGCCCCGTGCTCTGGGCGGTGGTGATCGCCGCCTATCTGCTGTCGATCTTGAGCCTGGTGCTGCGGCCGGAGAAGATCCTCGGCTTCGCCGGCATGACGGTGACGCTGGCGGCGACCATTCTGGGCGCCGTGCCGGGCGAGCCGGCCAGCGCGTCGACGCCGGGCGGCCTGTTCCTCGGGGTCGATTTCTTCGTCCTCAACGTGCTCTTCATGGGCTTCCTGTTCGTGCCGCTGGAACGCTTCCTGGCGCTCCGGCCCGAACAGGTCCTGTTCCGCGAGGAATGGCGCGAGGACATCTTCTACTATCTGGTCAGCTCGCTCTTCGTGCAGGTGCTGACCTTCCTGACCCTGGCGCCGTCCAAGGCGGTGATCGCGGTCACCGGCGACTGGTCGGCCTTCCGCGCCGCCGTCGGTGCGCTGCCCTGGCTCGTCCAGGTGGTCGCCATCATGGTGCTGACCGATTTCGCCCAATACTGGGTGCACCGGGCCTTCCACCGCGTGCCGTTCCTGTGGCGCTTCCACGCCGTCCACCATTCGGCCAAGTCGATGGACTGGCTCGCCTCGGCGCGTATGCACTTCCTGGAGATCATTGCCCTGCGCAGCCTGACCGCGCTGCCGATGTTCGTGCTCGGCTTCTCGGAGAGCGCGCTGCAGGCCTATCTCCTGATCGTCTACATCTATTCGGCCTTCATCCACGCCAATATCCGCGGCCGCTTCGGCGTTCTGGAGGAGATCTTCGTGGTGCCGCGCTTCCACCACTGGCATCACGGCATCGAGCGCGAGGCGATCGACGTGAACTTCGCCATCCACTTCCCGCTGCTCGACCGCCTGTTCGGCACCCACCACATGCCCGAAAACCGCTGGCCCGAAGGCTACGGCATTTCCGGCCACCCCGTGCCCAAGGGCTACTGGGCCCAGTTCCTCTACCCGTTCCGGAAGGGATAG
- a CDS encoding FAD-binding protein: protein MSVELSGWGRYPVAATDLLQPASAQAAAAMVAGRTGAIARGNGRAYGDAAIGEETTVSLLGLGRMRAFDPATGWLTVEAGVTLAEIVAAFLPRGFFPAVVPGTQFVTVGGMIAADVHGKNHHRDGGFGDHVAALDLMLPDGTRLSCSREQNAELFHATIGGMGLTGYILAATIRLIPVETGWIRQRTLVAETVADTVRLLDAAQDATYSVAWIDGLARGAALGRSLVYLGEHATRAALGGAQVPYRFGPAAKAGPGVPFDLPALTLNRLSVAAFNEAYFRLGAAKAGPERLVGWRPYFFPLDGVADWNRIYGRNGFVQYQFVLPAARSADLLPDLLDRIAQRGSASFLAVLKRLGRGGGLLSFPFEGHTLALDMKMEPGLLAFLAECDRLVAAAGGRLYLAKDARQTRSTFEAGYPGLARFRDIRRRYGLEGRLASRLSRRIGL, encoded by the coding sequence GTGAGCGTCGAACTGTCGGGCTGGGGACGCTATCCGGTCGCCGCCACGGACCTCCTGCAGCCGGCCTCGGCGCAGGCGGCGGCCGCCATGGTCGCCGGGCGGACGGGGGCTATCGCGCGCGGCAACGGCCGGGCCTATGGCGATGCGGCGATCGGCGAGGAGACGACGGTCTCGCTGCTCGGCCTCGGCCGCATGCGTGCCTTCGATCCCGCGACCGGCTGGCTCACCGTGGAAGCCGGCGTCACGCTCGCCGAGATCGTGGCGGCCTTCCTGCCGCGCGGCTTCTTCCCGGCCGTGGTGCCGGGCACCCAGTTCGTCACGGTCGGCGGCATGATCGCGGCCGACGTGCACGGCAAGAACCATCACCGCGACGGCGGTTTCGGCGACCATGTCGCCGCACTCGACCTGATGCTGCCGGACGGCACCCGGCTTTCCTGCTCGCGCGAGCAAAATGCCGAGCTGTTCCACGCCACCATCGGCGGCATGGGGCTGACTGGCTACATCCTCGCCGCGACGATCCGGCTGATCCCGGTCGAGACCGGCTGGATCCGCCAGCGCACCCTGGTCGCCGAGACCGTGGCCGACACGGTGCGCCTGCTCGACGCGGCGCAGGACGCGACCTATTCGGTCGCCTGGATCGACGGGCTGGCGCGCGGTGCCGCCCTCGGCCGGTCGCTGGTCTATCTCGGCGAGCACGCCACCCGCGCCGCGTTGGGGGGCGCCCAAGTCCCCTATCGCTTCGGCCCGGCCGCCAAGGCCGGACCCGGCGTGCCCTTCGACCTGCCGGCGCTGACCCTCAATCGGCTCTCGGTTGCGGCCTTCAACGAAGCCTATTTCCGGCTCGGCGCCGCCAAGGCCGGCCCGGAGCGGCTGGTCGGCTGGCGGCCCTATTTCTTCCCCCTCGACGGGGTCGCGGACTGGAACCGCATCTACGGCCGCAACGGCTTCGTGCAGTACCAGTTCGTGCTGCCGGCGGCGCGTTCCGCCGACCTGCTGCCCGACCTGCTCGACCGCATCGCCCAACGCGGCAGCGCCTCGTTCCTGGCCGTGCTGAAGCGGCTCGGCCGGGGCGGTGGGCTCCTGTCCTTCCCGTTCGAGGGCCACACCCTGGCGCTCGACATGAAGATGGAGCCGGGCCTGCTCGCCTTCCTGGCCGAGTGCGACCGCTTGGTCGCGGCGGCCGGCGGGCGTCTCTACCTCGCCAAGGATGCGCGCCAGACGCGCTCGACCTTCGAGGCCGGCTATCCGGGCCTCGCCCGCTTCCGCGACATCCGCCGCCGCTACGGGCTCGAAGGCCGGCTCGCCTCGCGCCTCTCCAGAAGGATCGGACTGTGA
- a CDS encoding YcbK family protein: MRAAVARAEVEVEPFSVDPLDTDQAEPKTTASFVAEAVPATARKSIASGKVDRLPVAPGRDRSVAASAVKPAGKGLVITTSSLRTGETVAMPVLAYADFGEQSSPFDRLIVPARPGIQQMPKPKPAILPPPVAEEDEDAPEFLPLPIRKPKVAAVDPAPAVIPVPLPLPKPHVAASAPAVAASATATTAPGAIMPRRGPLNAPEVAAPAPPPPSRPNSILALLTSATSSTPKPEVPSATPPVITRTPFGVPYVLQTESVDTACLRPELIEVLRKIESHYGKKVVITSGYRDHGRPGSLHRRCAAADIVIPGVSAQSLTSFARTVPGVGGVGQYCHQSLVHVDVGTPRDWKYGCGSYFAMRDGSSSWGRVPRED; the protein is encoded by the coding sequence ATGCGCGCCGCCGTGGCCCGCGCCGAGGTCGAGGTGGAGCCCTTCAGCGTCGACCCGCTCGACACCGATCAGGCCGAACCGAAGACCACCGCATCGTTCGTTGCGGAAGCCGTGCCGGCCACCGCCCGGAAGTCGATCGCCTCCGGCAAGGTCGACCGGCTGCCGGTGGCGCCCGGGCGCGATCGGTCGGTCGCCGCCTCGGCGGTGAAGCCGGCCGGCAAGGGACTGGTGATCACGACCAGTTCGCTGAGGACCGGCGAGACCGTCGCGATGCCGGTCCTGGCCTATGCGGATTTCGGCGAGCAGTCCTCCCCGTTCGACCGGCTGATCGTGCCGGCACGGCCCGGCATCCAGCAGATGCCGAAACCGAAGCCCGCCATCCTGCCGCCGCCGGTCGCCGAGGAAGACGAAGACGCACCCGAGTTCCTGCCGCTACCGATCCGCAAGCCGAAGGTCGCGGCAGTCGACCCCGCACCGGCCGTGATCCCGGTTCCCCTGCCGTTGCCGAAGCCCCATGTGGCGGCGTCCGCCCCTGCCGTTGCGGCGTCCGCGACCGCGACGACGGCACCGGGCGCCATCATGCCGCGGCGCGGACCGCTCAACGCGCCCGAGGTCGCCGCGCCGGCTCCGCCCCCTCCCTCCCGGCCAAACTCGATCCTCGCACTGCTCACGTCGGCGACGAGTTCGACGCCCAAGCCGGAAGTGCCATCCGCGACCCCGCCGGTCATCACCCGCACCCCGTTCGGCGTGCCCTACGTCCTGCAGACCGAGTCCGTCGATACCGCATGCCTGCGGCCCGAACTGATCGAAGTGCTGCGCAAGATCGAGAGCCACTACGGCAAGAAGGTCGTGATCACATCCGGCTATCGCGACCACGGCCGCCCGGGCTCGCTGCACCGGCGCTGCGCCGCCGCCGACATCGTCATCCCGGGCGTCTCGGCCCAGTCGCTGACCAGCTTCGCCCGCACCGTGCCGGGCGTCGGCGGCGTCGGGCAGTATTGCCACCAGTCGCTGGTCCATGTCGACGTGGGCACGCCGCGCGACTGGAAATACGGCTGCGGCAGCTATTTCGCCATGCGCGACGGCTCGTCGAGCTGGGGCCGCGTCCCGCGCGAGGACTGA
- a CDS encoding SMI1/KNR4 family protein: MDMVDLSQWFRNWHGNPGATSDVVEIEQSRLGIALPGEYLDFVRQSNGGMGFVGDAYVDFWRIDELRQFNSECESHIYAPGILLFGTNGGNDGYGFDFREPVVRFVRIPLIGMALDMIEHLGDTFGAFLSNISSDQ; encoded by the coding sequence ATGGATATGGTCGACCTCTCCCAGTGGTTCCGGAACTGGCACGGAAATCCCGGCGCGACGTCGGATGTCGTTGAAATCGAACAATCCAGGTTGGGCATTGCACTGCCGGGCGAGTATCTGGATTTCGTTCGGCAATCCAATGGTGGCATGGGCTTTGTCGGCGATGCCTATGTCGATTTCTGGCGCATCGACGAACTCAGACAGTTCAATAGCGAATGCGAAAGCCACATCTACGCGCCGGGAATCCTGTTGTTCGGAACGAACGGCGGCAACGATGGCTACGGCTTCGACTTCCGCGAACCCGTCGTGCGCTTCGTTCGCATTCCCTTGATCGGAATGGCTCTTGATATGATCGAACACCTGGGAGACACGTTCGGAGCTTTTCTGTCAAACATTTCGAGTGACCAATGA
- a CDS encoding type II toxin-antitoxin system ParD family antitoxin: MNVSLGERWEQFVDQTVKAGRYGSASEVVREGLRLVEEREARLSALRATLQTSIAAGGEATDADIDAALDARAAELAKQGY; this comes from the coding sequence ATGAACGTATCTCTTGGCGAGCGCTGGGAGCAGTTCGTCGACCAAACCGTCAAGGCCGGCCGCTACGGGTCGGCCAGCGAGGTCGTCCGCGAGGGACTTCGACTGGTCGAAGAGCGCGAGGCCAGGCTCAGCGCCCTGCGCGCCACCCTGCAGACCTCGATCGCGGCCGGCGGAGAAGCGACCGATGCCGACATCGATGCCGCCCTGGACGCCAGGGCCGCCGAATTGGCCAAGCAAGGATACTGA
- a CDS encoding N-acetylmuramoyl-L-alanine amidase, with protein MARRIAFWTLLACSGFAMLLAGLAGARAEPSRPLSIVPPAASGSKSGGKPSVAHRAAKPRSGQTAPSRRVAAPAKGPPPQRTDPSTTGAVPPEPALTAGAAGATGATGAALPGRRAGGSPALPLAAVPTRGSIDPLTAIGGAATATLGEPMAYAPATTGNARLDAIATGAGGGRESMSLGVAGRTSAGAPAMAAPAVDAPAAGEPPGDAGGPPAVASHPSIAVDHERTRFTIDLSRPVAIDSFGLADPYRIVIDMPEVRFDLPQEAGRAGGGAIASWRWGLFMAGRSRLVFDANGPLAIERAAIERGENGGPARLVLVLRETSREAFMAAHVRQTRPPALSEGTGVLAKGDREPTRAQKVKPVVVIDAGHGGIDVGTRSPATGTVEKGVVLDIARLLEKKLVSTGRYEVHMTRREDTFVPLGERVRIARQHHADLFLSIHADAEYDRLVRGATVYTLDDRASDSAAAALAAKENASDALAGVVPDEAPSAVADILIDLILRETKRFSHVLARNLVEDLGAVGRLVKVQPHRSANFRVLKAHDVPSALVELGFLTNKDDEQLLMSADWREKTTSALMSAIDRYFQNRVANAP; from the coding sequence GTGGCGCGACGGATCGCCTTTTGGACCCTGCTGGCCTGTTCGGGCTTCGCCATGCTGCTCGCAGGGCTGGCCGGCGCGCGCGCGGAGCCGTCACGGCCGCTCAGCATCGTCCCGCCGGCGGCGTCCGGCAGCAAATCCGGCGGCAAGCCGAGCGTGGCCCACCGCGCCGCGAAGCCGCGGTCCGGCCAGACCGCGCCGTCCCGCCGCGTCGCTGCGCCCGCGAAGGGGCCGCCCCCGCAGCGGACCGACCCGTCGACGACCGGAGCCGTCCCTCCCGAGCCGGCCTTGACGGCCGGGGCGGCCGGGGCGACCGGGGCTACAGGGGCGGCGCTGCCCGGTCGGCGGGCGGGCGGCAGCCCGGCTTTGCCGCTCGCCGCCGTGCCGACCCGCGGGTCAATCGATCCGCTCACCGCGATCGGCGGCGCCGCAACGGCTACTCTCGGCGAGCCCATGGCCTATGCGCCGGCGACGACCGGCAATGCGCGTCTCGATGCGATCGCGACGGGGGCGGGCGGCGGCCGGGAATCGATGAGCCTGGGTGTGGCCGGCCGGACGTCGGCCGGTGCGCCCGCCATGGCGGCGCCGGCTGTCGACGCTCCGGCTGCCGGCGAGCCGCCGGGTGACGCGGGCGGCCCTCCGGCCGTCGCCAGCCATCCATCGATCGCCGTCGATCACGAACGGACCCGGTTCACGATCGACCTGTCGCGGCCGGTGGCGATCGACAGCTTCGGTCTGGCTGATCCCTACCGTATCGTCATCGACATGCCCGAGGTCCGGTTCGATCTCCCGCAGGAGGCCGGGCGCGCCGGCGGCGGGGCGATCGCGAGCTGGCGCTGGGGGTTGTTCATGGCCGGTCGATCGCGGTTGGTGTTCGATGCCAACGGGCCTCTGGCGATCGAGCGGGCCGCGATCGAGCGCGGCGAGAATGGCGGCCCGGCCCGCCTCGTCCTCGTGCTGCGCGAAACCTCCCGCGAGGCCTTCATGGCCGCGCATGTCCGCCAGACCCGGCCGCCGGCCCTGAGCGAGGGCACCGGCGTGCTGGCGAAAGGTGATCGCGAGCCGACCCGCGCGCAGAAGGTCAAGCCCGTCGTTGTCATCGATGCGGGCCATGGCGGCATCGATGTCGGGACCCGCAGTCCGGCGACCGGCACGGTCGAAAAGGGTGTCGTGCTGGATATCGCACGCCTTCTGGAAAAGAAGCTGGTGTCGACCGGACGTTACGAGGTGCATATGACCCGGCGCGAAGACACCTTCGTGCCGCTCGGCGAGCGCGTTCGCATCGCACGCCAGCATCATGCGGATCTGTTCCTGTCGATCCATGCCGATGCCGAATATGACCGTCTGGTGCGCGGTGCCACCGTCTACACCCTCGACGATCGGGCGTCCGATTCGGCCGCCGCGGCCCTCGCGGCGAAGGAAAACGCCTCCGATGCGCTTGCAGGTGTGGTGCCGGACGAGGCGCCCAGCGCGGTCGCGGACATTCTGATCGATCTGATCCTGCGCGAGACCAAGCGCTTCAGCCATGTGCTGGCCCGCAACCTGGTCGAGGACCTCGGTGCGGTCGGGCGTCTGGTCAAGGTCCAGCCGCATCGTTCGGCCAATTTCCGTGTACTCAAGGCGCATGACGTGCCTTCGGCCTTGGTCGAACTCGGCTTTCTGACCAACAAGGACGACGAGCAGCTGCTGATGTCGGCCGACTGGCGCGAAAAGACGACCTCGGCGCTGATGTCCGCCATCGACCGCTATTTCCAGAACCGGGTCGCCAACGCGCCGTGA
- a CDS encoding SDR family oxidoreductase, producing the protein MKTVLVVGGTSDVGRAVALAYATAGWCVQLAGRDGPGLEREAADIATRTGMAVTTHRIDILDTDAFPAFADTLPALPDTVVSVVGLLGEQARAETDPVHATTVMRSNFEGPALLLGLFAERFLARGHGTLVGVSSVAGERGRASNYVYGAAKAGFTAFLSGLRNRVAKRGLHVVTVKPGFIRTRMTAGMKLPARLTAEPQAVGDAIFRAAETRPRDVIYVKPVWALVMAIIRALPETIFKRTKL; encoded by the coding sequence ATGAAGACCGTCCTCGTCGTCGGCGGCACCTCCGATGTCGGCCGCGCCGTCGCGCTCGCCTATGCGACCGCCGGCTGGTGCGTGCAACTGGCCGGTCGCGACGGCCCGGGCCTCGAGCGCGAGGCCGCCGATATCGCGACCCGCACCGGCATGGCGGTGACGACCCACCGGATCGACATCCTGGACACGGACGCCTTCCCGGCCTTCGCGGACACCCTGCCGGCACTGCCCGACACGGTCGTCTCGGTGGTCGGCCTGCTCGGCGAGCAGGCGCGCGCCGAGACCGATCCGGTCCATGCGACGACGGTGATGCGCAGCAATTTCGAGGGGCCGGCCCTGCTGCTCGGCCTCTTCGCCGAACGCTTTCTCGCGCGCGGCCACGGCACGCTGGTCGGCGTCAGTTCGGTGGCGGGCGAGCGCGGACGGGCCTCGAACTACGTCTACGGCGCTGCCAAGGCCGGCTTCACGGCCTTCCTGTCCGGCCTGCGCAACCGGGTCGCCAAGCGGGGGCTGCATGTCGTCACCGTCAAGCCGGGCTTCATCCGCACCCGCATGACCGCCGGCATGAAACTGCCGGCGCGGCTGACCGCCGAGCCGCAGGCGGTCGGCGACGCCATCTTCCGGGCGGCCGAGACGCGGCCGCGCGACGTGATCTATGTGAAGCCGGTCTGGGCGCTGGTCATGGCGATCATCCGGGCCCTGCCGGAGACGATCTTCAAGCGCACCAAGCTCTGA
- a CDS encoding UbiA family prenyltransferase — protein MSASASSVPLVVDVDGTLIRTDLLYEAFLDTVGLGTRHVLAVAQSLAAGKAALKRFLAERSGLAYETLPYDPAVLDLVRSARAEGRPVYLATAGDRLHAEKIMTELGLFDGFYASDGRTNLSGDAKADKLAAEFGEQGFDYVGNDAADLPVWRKARRAYGIRLVATVKARLAALKPDWVELSAEPASLRVWAKAIRVHQWSKNLLVFVPLITAHHFGLADLGAALIAFAAFSLCASSVYLVNDMVDLKADRAHPTKRNRPLAAGRITIAEGAIAAAVLLAVSAGLALMVSPVFLMILALYYLSTLAYSFVLKRKLMADVIVLAGLYGLRVFAGAVAIGVFVSEWLFAFSILFFTALALVKRHVELSVLMARGFDQSANRGYRVADRAIVLALAAAAGMNAVTIFAFYVSTPTVAGLYTHPQILWLICPILLYWIGRVLMMAGRGDLDDDPIVFAIRDRNSWAAAAFSGACILAAL, from the coding sequence TTGAGTGCTTCCGCGTCTTCCGTCCCCCTGGTCGTCGACGTCGACGGAACCCTGATCCGCACCGATCTGCTTTACGAGGCCTTCCTCGATACGGTCGGGCTCGGCACGCGCCATGTCCTGGCGGTCGCGCAGAGCCTCGCCGCCGGAAAGGCTGCGCTGAAGCGCTTCCTCGCCGAGCGCTCCGGGCTCGCCTACGAGACGTTGCCCTACGATCCGGCCGTGCTCGACCTCGTCCGCAGCGCGCGCGCCGAGGGCCGGCCGGTCTATCTCGCCACCGCCGGCGACCGGCTGCATGCCGAGAAGATCATGACCGAGCTCGGCCTGTTCGACGGCTTCTACGCCTCGGACGGCCGCACCAACCTGTCCGGCGACGCCAAGGCCGACAAGCTCGCCGCCGAATTCGGCGAGCAGGGCTTCGACTATGTCGGCAACGACGCGGCCGACCTGCCGGTCTGGCGCAAGGCGCGGCGGGCCTATGGCATCCGCCTGGTCGCCACCGTCAAGGCGCGGCTGGCTGCGCTGAAGCCCGATTGGGTCGAGCTGTCGGCCGAGCCGGCCAGTCTGCGCGTCTGGGCCAAGGCGATCCGGGTGCACCAGTGGTCGAAGAACCTGCTGGTCTTCGTGCCGCTGATCACCGCACACCATTTCGGTCTCGCCGATCTCGGCGCGGCGCTGATCGCCTTCGCGGCCTTCTCGCTCTGCGCCTCTTCCGTTTATCTGGTCAACGACATGGTCGACCTGAAGGCCGACCGGGCGCACCCGACCAAGCGCAACCGGCCGCTCGCCGCCGGCCGCATCACCATCGCGGAGGGCGCGATTGCGGCCGCCGTGCTGCTCGCCGTCTCGGCCGGGCTGGCGCTCATGGTCTCGCCGGTCTTCCTGATGATCCTGGCGCTCTACTATCTCTCCACGCTCGCCTATTCCTTCGTCCTCAAGCGCAAGCTGATGGCCGACGTGATCGTGCTGGCCGGGCTCTACGGCCTGCGCGTCTTCGCCGGCGCGGTGGCGATCGGGGTCTTCGTGTCGGAATGGCTGTTCGCCTTCTCGATCCTGTTCTTCACCGCGCTCGCCCTGGTGAAGCGCCATGTCGAGCTGTCGGTGCTGATGGCGCGCGGCTTCGACCAGTCGGCCAATCGCGGCTACCGGGTCGCCGACCGGGCGATCGTGCTGGCGCTGGCGGCGGCGGCCGGCATGAATGCCGTCACCATCTTCGCCTTCTACGTCTCGACCCCGACGGTGGCCGGCCTCTACACCCATCCGCAGATCCTGTGGCTGATCTGCCCGATCCTGCTCTACTGGATCGGCCGGGTGCTGATGATGGCCGGGCGCGGCGATCTCGACGACGACCCGATTGTCTTCGCCATCCGCGACCGCAACAGCTGGGCGGCGGCCGCCTTCTCGGGCGCGTGCATCCTCGCCGCGCTCTGA